The Streptomyces asoensis DNA window CCCCGCGGCGGGCCCGCCGGCCCGCCCTGCGCGTCCGGCCCGGGCTAGCTCGCCTTGCGGAACGGGTGGAGGAGATCGGACAGGTGCCAGTGGTGCGGTTCGCCGGAGTGCGCCCCGGCCGGTGTCGCGTCCGACGCGTCCGGCTCCTCCCCGGCCGCCGTCACCGGTGCCTGCACCGGTCCGGCCGAGGGCGCCTTGCGCGGCCGGGAGGCGCTGAGCACCGACGAGACCTGTCCGGCCCGCATGATGCGCACGACGTGGCCGTCGCAGTTCTGGCACGCCGGCCGGCTCAGCGGCGACGGGACTATCCGTCCGTCCGCCACGTAGAGGACGAACTCGTGGCCGTCGGCGCCGGTGTGGTGCTCGATCTCGTACGCCTGCTCCCAGCCGTGTCCGCAGCGCATGCAGGCGAAGGAGTACGACTCGTTGACGACGGCGCTCGCGCCGCCGCGGAGGCCGGTCTGCCCTGTGATGTCACTCATGACCGCTCCTGAGGGGTCCGCTGGCGGGACCGTTCGGGTCCCGTCGTCCAGTGGACGCCTCCCGGGGGGTGAATGCACTCGACCTGTGCACTGTTGAAGCCGATTTGGGCGTCCCTTGCCCCGGGACCCGGGGTCCTTTGCCCGCACATGGGGCGCATGCTCAGACGACATGCGCCCTGCTCAGAGGGGGTGTGAGCCCCTTCACACCTCTTCGGCAACAGCCGTCACAGAGAGCCGGAGTTCTTCGCTTCCACCACCGCGTCGAACACCTCGCGCTTGGGCAGTCCGGCCTCCGCCGCCACCGCCGCGATGGCCTCCTTGCGGCGCTCGCCCGCCTCCTCGCGCACCCGCACCCGGCGCACCAGCTCCGCCGGGTCCAGCTCCTGCGGCCCGGGCTCGGGCGCGCCCGTGACGACGACGGTGATCTCGCCCCGTACGCCCTCGGCCGCCCACCGCGCGAGATCGCCGAGCGGGCCGCGCTTCACCTCTTCGTACGTCTTCGTCAGCTCACGGCACACGGCGGCCCGCCGGTCCGCGCCGAACACCTCCGCCATCGCCGCGAGGGTGTCGTCCAGCCGGTGCGGGGCCTCGAAGTAGACGAGGGTGCGCCGTTCGCCGGCCACCTCGCGCAGCCGCGACAGCCGCTCCCCCGCCTTCCTCGGCAGGAACCCCTCGAAGCAGAACCGGTCGACGGGCAGTCCGGACAGGGCCAGCGCGGTGAGCACCGCGGACGGGCCGGGGACGGCGGTGACCCGGACGTCCTGCTCGACGGCCGCGGCCACCAGCCGGTAGCCGGGGTCGGAGACCGACGGCATCCCCGCGTCGGTGACGAGCAGCACGCGCGCGCCGCCCACCAGTTCCGCGACCAGGTCGGGGGTGCGGGCCGACTCGTTGCCCTCGAAGTAGGACACGACGCGGCCCTTGGGCGTCACCCCGAGCGCCTGGGTCAGCCGGCGCAGCCGGCGCGTGTCCTCGGCGGCGATGACATCGGCGCCGGCCAGCTCCTCGGCGAGCCGGGGCGGTGCGTCGGAGACATCACCGATGGGGGTACCGGCGAGAACGAGGATTCCGGGCGTAGCTGTCACGTTTCCATCCTCGCAGGGCCGGGCCCCGGCCGGTCGACCAGGCCGGGCCGGGCCCGTGCACGGGACTCACACAGACCTGTTCCCTACGATGGCGCGGTGACCAGTACCGCGTCCTCCACGGACTCCACGGACTACCGGCAGGGCCGGACGCCGCCCGACCAGCGGCCGTCCTGGCAGCAACGGCTGCGCCGCTTCGGATACTCCGCGGAGCCTTCCGCCGACGTCCGGGAGCGGCTGGTGCCGCCGTTCGCGCAGCCCAGCCCCCGGTTGTGGCAGGTGCTGGGCCTGCCGCCGCTGTGGACGGACCGGCTCGCGCGCTGGTCGTCCTGGGGCGGTCCGCTGCTGGTGACGCTGCTGGCGGGCGTGCTGCGGTTCTGGCACCTGGGCAGCCCCAAGGCGGTGATATTCGACGAGACGTACTACGCCAAGGACGCCTGGGCGGTCGTGCACCGCGGCTTCGAGGTCAACTGGGACAAGAACGCCAACGACGTCATCCTCTC harbors:
- the rsmI gene encoding 16S rRNA (cytidine(1402)-2'-O)-methyltransferase, with amino-acid sequence MTATPGILVLAGTPIGDVSDAPPRLAEELAGADVIAAEDTRRLRRLTQALGVTPKGRVVSYFEGNESARTPDLVAELVGGARVLLVTDAGMPSVSDPGYRLVAAAVEQDVRVTAVPGPSAVLTALALSGLPVDRFCFEGFLPRKAGERLSRLREVAGERRTLVYFEAPHRLDDTLAAMAEVFGADRRAAVCRELTKTYEEVKRGPLGDLARWAAEGVRGEITVVVTGAPEPGPQELDPAELVRRVRVREEAGERRKEAIAAVAAEAGLPKREVFDAVVEAKNSGSL